In Zunongwangia profunda SM-A87, the following proteins share a genomic window:
- a CDS encoding YceI family protein — protein sequence MKTKSLNYYAVFALLAFLFVGASVNSQNLKPIKTEILVEGTSNIHDWEMTSEKAVGTVQSSNGTISEISIEIPVKSLESGKGGMDKNAYKALNEDDYPTIKFSSTEVSSSKIKGHLIINGKSKTVSIPVSTKKSGESIEISGKYKINMTHYGVEPPTALMGTIKTGEEVTINFNFQVNQ from the coding sequence ATGAAAACAAAATCCCTCAACTATTATGCAGTATTCGCCCTACTAGCTTTTCTTTTTGTAGGAGCATCGGTAAACAGTCAGAACCTAAAACCAATTAAAACTGAAATCCTTGTCGAAGGTACTTCCAACATTCACGACTGGGAAATGACTTCAGAAAAAGCTGTAGGAACTGTTCAAAGCAGCAACGGAACTATTTCTGAAATTTCAATAGAAATCCCCGTTAAATCCCTGGAAAGCGGAAAAGGAGGAATGGACAAAAATGCTTACAAAGCACTTAACGAAGATGATTACCCCACTATAAAATTCAGCTCTACAGAAGTAAGTTCCAGTAAAATAAAAGGTCATCTTATCATTAACGGAAAATCCAAAACAGTTTCTATTCCAGTAAGTACCAAAAAATCTGGTGAAAGCATAGAGATTTCAGGAAAATACAAGATAAACATGACTCATTACGGTGTTGAACCTCCAACAGCACTTATGGGAACCATTAAAACAGGGGAAGAAGTAACCATAAACTTTAATTTTCAAGTAAACCAATAA
- a CDS encoding UpxY family transcription antiterminator → MPWYVIYTKPKSEIKTAQRLEKIGVEVFCPVKNEIRQWSDRKKKFTVPLFTSYLFVRLEEKDRAIVFEVPGVNNYLFWLGQPAIVRDNEIDIIKKWVNDDAVEDIQLMHLKAGDRLIIKKGAFKDREAVVQKIGKRRCKLVLPTMGILLEAKLNEVCASENYRL, encoded by the coding sequence ATGCCCTGGTATGTAATTTATACAAAACCAAAATCAGAGATTAAGACCGCCCAAAGGCTGGAGAAAATTGGGGTAGAGGTTTTTTGTCCCGTTAAGAATGAGATACGACAATGGAGTGATCGTAAAAAAAAGTTTACAGTCCCATTATTTACTTCTTATTTGTTTGTTAGGCTGGAGGAAAAAGATCGTGCAATCGTGTTTGAAGTGCCTGGAGTGAATAATTATTTATTCTGGTTAGGGCAACCTGCGATAGTTCGTGATAATGAAATCGATATTATTAAAAAGTGGGTAAATGACGATGCAGTAGAGGATATACAACTGATGCATTTAAAAGCAGGAGACCGTCTTATCATTAAAAAAGGGGCTTTTAAGGATAGGGAAGCAGTGGTACAGAAGATAGGAAAAAGAAGATGCAAACTTGTGTTACCTACTATGGGAATATTGCTGGAGGCTAAACTAAATGAAGTTTGCGCTTCTGAAAATTATAGATTATAA
- a CDS encoding mannose-1-phosphate guanylyltransferase, translating to MSATYHVILTGGVGSRLWPLSRKSQPKQYLEIFKNDSLFELAIKRNQKFSDGLIVVGNKDNRSLSISSLKKLGVNNYHEIVEATPRNTAPAIAFAAFQVKPDDILVVTPADHIIKADENYDHAVSKAIKLAEEGNIVTFGVKPTRPETGYGYIESDGQNVVSFREKPNLETAKDFLHRGNFLWNSGMFCFKAGVFLSELEKYEPKVFEASKEAFQKSEEGRLDEALSMDIPSISVDYAVMERSELIKVVNADFEWSDMGSFEAVYDYFVESGYPVDQEGNMVIGCDKFTAFVGLKNTIFVNTSDAILILSKEASQDVKGVYQQLVDENSPLIQ from the coding sequence ATGAGTGCGACGTATCATGTAATTCTTACCGGAGGTGTAGGTAGCCGTTTATGGCCACTTTCCAGAAAATCACAGCCTAAACAATATTTAGAGATTTTTAAAAATGACTCTTTATTTGAATTGGCGATAAAAAGAAATCAGAAGTTTTCTGATGGACTGATTGTAGTAGGAAATAAGGATAACAGGAGCTTATCTATAAGTAGCTTAAAAAAACTTGGGGTAAATAACTATCATGAAATTGTGGAAGCTACTCCCAGGAACACGGCTCCGGCGATTGCTTTTGCCGCTTTTCAGGTAAAACCGGATGATATTTTAGTGGTGACTCCGGCAGATCATATTATTAAAGCTGATGAGAATTATGATCATGCAGTTTCGAAAGCAATAAAATTAGCCGAAGAAGGTAATATCGTAACTTTTGGGGTTAAACCAACAAGACCAGAAACCGGATATGGTTATATAGAAAGTGATGGGCAAAATGTAGTGTCTTTCCGTGAGAAGCCTAATCTAGAAACTGCAAAAGATTTTTTGCATAGAGGCAATTTTCTATGGAATAGCGGAATGTTTTGTTTTAAAGCTGGTGTTTTTCTTTCTGAGCTGGAAAAATATGAACCCAAAGTCTTTGAAGCCTCAAAGGAAGCTTTCCAGAAATCGGAAGAAGGTAGATTAGATGAAGCATTATCTATGGATATTCCTTCCATAAGTGTTGATTATGCCGTAATGGAGCGTAGTGAACTTATTAAAGTTGTAAATGCCGATTTTGAATGGAGTGATATGGGGAGCTTTGAAGCTGTTTACGATTATTTTGTAGAATCAGGATACCCGGTGGATCAGGAAGGGAATATGGTGATAGGATGTGATAAATTTACGGCCTTTGTAGGTTTAAAGAATACTATTTTTGTAAATACCAGTGATGCTATTTTGATTTTATCGAAAGAGGCCTCGCAAGATGTAAAAGGAGTGTATCAGCAATTGGTAGACGAAAACTCTCCTTTAATCCAATAG
- the cysC gene encoding adenylyl-sulfate kinase: MSRIVDMSNIIPHKYEITANKRALQKKQRPLVVWFSGLSGSGKSTLANLLEKELFTAGFHTYVLDGDNIRLGLNKDLGFDQASRNENIRRIAEVCKLFLDSGLIVIAAFITPKEIDRRIIESVLGEHYIEVYVDTPLELCEKRDIKGLYKKARKGEIANFTGVTCEFEKPADPDLHIETQREEIEESIRRIFKYIHDRINEN; this comes from the coding sequence TTGAGTAGAATAGTTGATATGAGTAATATTATTCCGCATAAATATGAGATCACAGCCAATAAGAGAGCTTTGCAAAAAAAGCAAAGGCCTCTGGTAGTTTGGTTTAGTGGGCTCTCGGGTTCTGGAAAATCAACCCTGGCAAATCTTTTGGAAAAAGAATTGTTTACCGCGGGGTTTCATACCTATGTATTAGATGGCGATAATATTCGCTTGGGTCTGAATAAGGACTTAGGTTTTGATCAAGCCTCAAGGAATGAAAATATTAGAAGGATAGCAGAGGTTTGCAAATTATTTTTAGATAGCGGGTTGATTGTAATTGCGGCATTCATTACGCCTAAAGAAATAGATCGAAGAATTATTGAGTCTGTTTTAGGGGAGCATTATATAGAGGTTTATGTGGATACTCCTTTAGAACTCTGTGAAAAAAGAGATATTAAAGGATTATATAAAAAGGCAAGAAAAGGCGAAATCGCTAATTTTACCGGGGTAACCTGTGAATTTGAAAAGCCTGCCGATCCAGATTTGCATATAGAAACGCAAAGGGAAGAAATAGAAGAAAGTATTCGAAGAATATTTAAGTATATTCACGACCGAATAAATGAAAATTAA
- the cysD gene encoding sulfate adenylyltransferase subunit CysD: MKKYYLNYLDELESEAIYVLREVWAQFENPVILFSGGKDSILVTHLAKKAFYPSKIPFSLLHVDTGHNFPETIAFRDDLVKELGVNLLVGSVQESIDEGRVQEEKGKNATRNALQITTLLDAIETNKIDCAIGGGRRDEEKARAKERFFSHRDDFGQWDPKNQRPELWNLLNGKYFEGEHFRAFPISNWTEMDVWNYIKRENIQIPSLYFAHQREVVWRNNSWIPVSDFLKLEESEEVVTKKIRFRTLGDITITGGIESEADTLEKIAEEVSTMRKTERGDRSDDKRSETAMEDRKKQGYF, encoded by the coding sequence ATGAAAAAGTATTATCTGAATTATTTAGATGAACTTGAATCAGAAGCAATATATGTATTGCGTGAAGTTTGGGCACAGTTTGAAAATCCTGTGATCCTTTTTTCCGGAGGGAAAGATTCTATATTAGTCACTCATTTAGCTAAAAAAGCCTTTTATCCCAGTAAAATACCATTTTCTTTGTTGCATGTGGATACGGGGCATAATTTCCCAGAAACGATAGCCTTTAGGGATGATCTGGTAAAAGAGCTTGGGGTTAATCTATTAGTTGGTTCTGTACAGGAATCTATTGATGAAGGACGTGTACAGGAAGAAAAAGGAAAGAATGCAACAAGAAACGCCCTGCAAATTACGACGCTTTTAGATGCTATTGAAACGAATAAAATTGATTGCGCGATTGGAGGTGGTCGAAGGGATGAAGAAAAGGCACGTGCTAAAGAGCGTTTTTTCTCGCATCGGGATGATTTTGGACAATGGGATCCAAAAAATCAGCGTCCGGAATTATGGAACCTCTTAAATGGTAAATATTTCGAAGGCGAACATTTTAGAGCTTTTCCTATAAGTAACTGGACAGAAATGGACGTTTGGAATTATATTAAGCGGGAAAATATTCAGATTCCATCTTTATATTTTGCACATCAAAGAGAGGTGGTTTGGAGAAATAATTCATGGATTCCTGTTTCAGATTTTCTAAAATTAGAAGAAAGCGAGGAGGTTGTTACAAAGAAAATTAGGTTTAGAACACTGGGGGATATTACGATTACCGGAGGAATCGAATCTGAAGCAGATACGTTAGAAAAGATTGCCGAAGAGGTGTCTACCATGCGTAAAACCGAACGGGGAGATCGTTCAGACGATAAACGATCTGAAACAGCCATGGAAGATAGAAAAAAACAAGGTTATTTTTAA
- the cysN gene encoding sulfate adenylyltransferase subunit CysN, protein MEISNNQLLRFTTAGSVDDGKSTLIGRLLYDSKSIFEDQLASVTATSSKKGHEGVDLALFTDGLKDEREQGITIDVAYRYFTTPKRKFIIADTPGHIQYTRNMVTGASTANAAVILIDARNGVIEQTKRHSFIASLLNIPHLVVCVNKMDLVDYSEEVFNKITAQFEEFSSKLLMKDVRFIPISALEGDNVVNKSENMDWYVGGTLLNVLETLHISSDINKIDARFPVQTVLRPQSEEFRDYRGYAGRIASGIYRKGDEVAVLPSGFTSKIKSINTGEDEIEEAFAPMSVAITLEDDIDISRGDMIVKKNNQPEPSQEFDVMLCWLNNDAAKPRAKYVIQHTSNEERAMIKSVVYKVDINSYERQEDDDSLQMNDIARVKIRTTRRLMIDSYRDNRNTGSIILIDAGTNETVAAGMIV, encoded by the coding sequence ATGGAAATTAGTAATAATCAGTTATTACGATTTACAACAGCAGGAAGTGTAGACGACGGTAAGAGTACCCTGATAGGTAGACTTTTATACGATTCTAAATCTATATTTGAAGATCAATTAGCATCGGTTACCGCTACGAGTTCAAAAAAGGGGCATGAAGGGGTAGATTTAGCCTTGTTTACCGATGGGTTGAAAGATGAAAGAGAACAGGGGATTACCATAGATGTCGCTTACCGCTATTTCACGACTCCTAAACGAAAATTTATCATTGCCGATACTCCTGGTCATATTCAGTATACCAGGAATATGGTTACCGGAGCTTCCACGGCTAATGCGGCAGTGATTCTTATTGATGCCAGAAATGGGGTGATCGAACAGACTAAAAGGCATTCTTTTATCGCATCGCTATTGAATATTCCCCATTTAGTAGTCTGCGTAAATAAAATGGATTTGGTAGATTATTCTGAAGAAGTTTTTAATAAGATTACCGCGCAGTTTGAAGAATTCAGCAGTAAATTATTGATGAAGGATGTACGGTTTATTCCAATTAGTGCTTTAGAAGGGGACAATGTGGTGAATAAATCAGAGAACATGGACTGGTATGTAGGTGGTACACTGCTTAATGTTTTGGAGACACTTCATATTAGTAGTGATATCAATAAGATTGATGCCAGATTCCCGGTGCAAACGGTGCTACGACCTCAATCTGAAGAATTCAGGGATTATAGAGGTTATGCAGGAAGGATCGCCAGCGGAATTTATAGAAAAGGAGATGAGGTTGCTGTATTACCTTCCGGCTTTACTTCAAAAATTAAATCTATAAATACCGGAGAAGATGAAATTGAGGAAGCATTCGCTCCAATGTCGGTCGCAATTACTTTAGAAGACGATATTGATATTAGTAGAGGGGATATGATTGTAAAGAAAAACAATCAGCCGGAACCTTCTCAGGAATTTGATGTGATGCTTTGCTGGTTAAATAATGATGCAGCAAAACCAAGAGCTAAGTATGTAATTCAGCATACCTCAAATGAAGAAAGAGCCATGATTAAGTCGGTTGTTTATAAGGTAGATATCAATTCTTACGAACGGCAAGAAGATGACGATAGTTTGCAGATGAATGATATTGCACGAGTAAAAATTCGTACGACAAGAAGGTTAATGATTGATTCTTATCGCGATAATAGAAATACCGGGAGTATTATTTTAATTGATGCCGGCACAAACGAAACTGTAGCAGCAGGAATGATTGTTTAA
- the cysQ gene encoding 3'(2'),5'-bisphosphate nucleotidase CysQ, whose protein sequence is MEDQYLEIAIKASFKAAKEVMSIYEAGDFDVEMKSDHSPLTIADKTAHTIIKKELEKTGIPILSEEGKHLSYEERKHWDKLWIVDPIDGTKEFIKKSGEFTINIALIEQQKPVLGVVYAPALEFLYWGGQSGSYKLTGVRNFKEFEFKLDSRKKLPLTHKNKAFVIAASKSHLTNTTKDFINQKRASYADVEIISKGSSLKICMVAEGIVDCYPRFGTTMEWDTAAGHAVCANAQAEIEDLNQVPLLYNKKDLRNADFLCNSKNNFKVTN, encoded by the coding sequence TTGGAAGATCAGTATTTAGAGATAGCGATTAAGGCAAGTTTTAAGGCAGCCAAAGAGGTAATGTCGATTTATGAAGCCGGAGACTTTGATGTTGAAATGAAATCAGATCATTCACCATTGACCATAGCTGATAAAACTGCGCACACAATTATTAAAAAAGAGCTGGAAAAAACAGGAATTCCAATCCTTTCTGAAGAAGGAAAACATTTGTCCTATGAAGAAAGAAAGCATTGGGATAAACTATGGATTGTAGATCCTATAGATGGCACCAAAGAATTTATAAAAAAAAGCGGTGAGTTTACTATAAATATCGCTTTGATCGAACAGCAAAAACCGGTATTAGGAGTAGTGTATGCTCCTGCTTTAGAATTTTTATATTGGGGAGGGCAGTCAGGATCATATAAATTAACAGGAGTAAGAAATTTTAAGGAGTTTGAATTTAAACTGGATTCTAGAAAAAAGTTGCCTTTAACGCACAAAAATAAAGCTTTTGTAATTGCGGCCAGTAAATCGCATTTAACGAACACCACCAAAGATTTTATAAATCAAAAAAGAGCTTCATATGCTGATGTTGAAATTATTTCAAAAGGAAGTTCGTTAAAAATTTGCATGGTGGCAGAAGGTATTGTGGATTGCTATCCAAGATTCGGTACTACCATGGAATGGGACACCGCTGCCGGGCACGCTGTATGTGCTAATGCCCAGGCTGAGATAGAGGATTTAAATCAAGTCCCTTTATTATATAATAAAAAAGACTTAAGGAACGCTGATTTCCTTTGTAACAGTAAAAATAATTTTAAAGTAACTAACTAA
- a CDS encoding nucleotide sugar dehydrogenase, which yields MKIKNICCIGAGYVGGPTMSVIAQKCPEINVTVVDLNEKRIAAWNDEDVENIPIYEPGLSGVVAEARGRNLFFSTDVDEAIDKADMIFISVNTPTKTYGIGKGMAADLKWIELCARQIARVATSDKIVVEKSTLPVRTAAALSDILHNTGNGVKYHILSNPEFLAEGTAVEDLHAPDRVLIGGDYTTEEGSKALQALVDVYAHWVPKENILTTNVWSSELSKLTANAFLAQRVSSINSLSELCEASGADVAEVARAIGKDSRIGPKFLQSSVGFGGSCFQKDILNLVYIAKSFGLNEVADYWEQVIIMNDHQKRRFAANIVKTLYNTVSGKKIAMLGWAFKKDTNDTRESAAIYVADYLLNERAEVVVYDPKVTSAQIYADLDYLGSRSEEENRNLVTVVNSPYEAIEDAHATAILTEWDEFKKLDWDKVFESMLKPAFLFDGRRLLERNEMEEKGFKFYSIGN from the coding sequence ATGAAAATTAAGAATATCTGCTGTATAGGGGCCGGTTATGTTGGAGGACCAACAATGTCGGTGATCGCTCAGAAATGCCCGGAAATAAATGTAACTGTGGTAGATCTTAATGAAAAAAGAATTGCAGCCTGGAATGATGAAGATGTTGAGAATATTCCAATTTACGAACCGGGATTGTCTGGTGTAGTGGCTGAAGCTAGAGGAAGAAATTTATTCTTTTCTACAGATGTTGATGAAGCCATCGATAAAGCAGATATGATCTTTATTTCGGTAAATACACCTACCAAAACCTATGGAATAGGTAAGGGCATGGCGGCTGATTTAAAATGGATTGAATTATGCGCAAGACAGATAGCCAGAGTGGCTACTTCAGATAAAATAGTGGTAGAGAAATCTACATTGCCCGTAAGAACGGCAGCAGCCTTGTCTGATATTCTACATAATACCGGGAATGGGGTGAAATACCATATTTTATCGAATCCTGAGTTTTTAGCGGAAGGTACTGCAGTGGAAGATCTTCATGCCCCAGATAGAGTTTTGATTGGGGGGGATTATACTACGGAAGAGGGAAGCAAAGCTTTGCAGGCTTTAGTAGATGTCTACGCCCACTGGGTACCCAAAGAAAATATTTTAACGACTAATGTATGGTCTTCAGAACTATCGAAATTAACTGCAAATGCATTTTTAGCACAAAGAGTTTCCAGTATCAATTCGTTATCTGAACTTTGTGAAGCCAGTGGTGCTGATGTAGCAGAAGTCGCTAGAGCCATTGGAAAAGATAGTAGAATAGGTCCTAAGTTTTTACAATCTTCCGTTGGTTTTGGAGGTTCCTGTTTTCAAAAAGACATTTTAAATCTGGTTTATATTGCTAAAAGCTTTGGTTTGAATGAGGTAGCTGATTACTGGGAGCAGGTAATTATAATGAATGATCACCAAAAGAGAAGGTTTGCAGCAAATATCGTAAAAACACTATATAATACAGTTTCTGGAAAGAAAATTGCGATGCTGGGTTGGGCCTTTAAGAAGGACACGAACGATACCAGAGAATCTGCAGCAATCTACGTAGCTGATTATTTATTAAACGAAAGAGCAGAAGTTGTGGTGTACGATCCAAAAGTTACTTCAGCACAAATTTATGCAGATCTAGATTATCTAGGTTCTCGATCTGAAGAAGAGAATAGAAATCTGGTTACTGTCGTGAATAGCCCTTATGAGGCTATTGAGGACGCTCATGCTACGGCAATCTTGACGGAGTGGGATGAGTTTAAAAAGTTGGATTGGGATAAAGTTTTTGAAAGTATGCTTAAACCGGCCTTTCTTTTTGATGGTAGAAGGTTATTAGAGCGAAACGAAATGGAAGAAAAAGGATTTAAGTTTTATTCTATCGGAAACTAA
- a CDS encoding GDP-L-fucose synthase family protein has protein sequence MEKDSKIYLAGHRGMVGAAIWRVLKKKGYSNLIGRTSKELDLRNQKAVFDFIKSEKPDVVIDAAARVGGILANNNYPFQFLMENMQIQNNLIDAAHKLDVKKFIFLGSSCIYPKLAPQPLKEEYLLTDSLEPTNEWYAIAKITGVKACQAIRKQFGKDFVSLMPTNLYGTHDNFDLETSHVLPAMIRKFHEAKENNNSAVTLWGSGTPMREFLFVDDMAASVVFALENELPEYLYNVGTGIDITIKELAETIQKKVGHTGEIVWDSSKPDGTPRKLMDITKMHDLGWKHQVELEEGIEKTYQWFLTNNDSFKQVKM, from the coding sequence ATGGAAAAAGATTCTAAAATATATCTTGCTGGTCATCGAGGAATGGTTGGTGCTGCGATCTGGAGAGTGTTAAAAAAGAAAGGATACTCAAATCTAATTGGGAGAACGAGTAAAGAATTAGATCTTAGAAATCAAAAAGCTGTTTTTGATTTTATCAAAAGCGAAAAACCAGATGTGGTTATTGATGCTGCCGCACGTGTAGGAGGTATTTTGGCTAATAATAATTATCCATTTCAGTTTTTGATGGAGAATATGCAAATTCAAAATAATTTAATTGATGCTGCACATAAATTGGATGTAAAGAAATTTATATTTCTCGGAAGTTCCTGTATTTATCCTAAATTGGCACCACAACCTTTAAAGGAAGAGTATTTGTTGACTGATTCTTTAGAGCCGACTAATGAATGGTATGCCATTGCAAAAATCACCGGAGTAAAAGCCTGTCAGGCCATAAGAAAGCAATTCGGAAAAGATTTTGTGAGTTTGATGCCTACCAACTTGTATGGGACGCATGATAATTTTGATTTGGAAACTTCACATGTGTTACCGGCCATGATACGTAAATTTCATGAGGCCAAAGAAAATAATAACTCAGCCGTAACCTTATGGGGAAGTGGTACACCGATGCGAGAATTTCTTTTTGTGGATGATATGGCTGCTAGTGTGGTATTTGCGTTAGAAAATGAATTGCCGGAATATCTTTACAATGTGGGTACCGGTATTGATATCACAATTAAAGAATTGGCTGAAACAATTCAAAAGAAAGTTGGGCATACAGGTGAGATTGTTTGGGATAGTTCGAAACCTGATGGTACGCCTCGTAAGTTAATGGATATTACTAAAATGCATGACTTAGGATGGAAACATCAGGTGGAATTGGAGGAAGGAATTGAAAAAACTTACCAATGGTTCTTAACTAATAATGATAGCTTTAAGCAGGTAAAGATGTAA
- the gmd gene encoding GDP-mannose 4,6-dehydratase → MKVALITGITGQDGSYLAELLLEKGYMVHGIKRRASLFNTDRIDHLYQDPHDPNQRLKLHYGDLTDSMNLTRIIQETQPDEIYNLGAMSHVKVSFDSPEYVGNVDGLGTLRILEAVRLLGLEKKTRIYQASTSELYGGLPENKNANGFYDETCPFYPRSPYGVAKIYGFWITKNYREAYNMYACNGILFNHESPRRGETFVTRKITRAVAKIALGLQDKIYLGNLDAQRDWGHAKDYVRMMWMILQADKPEDWVIATGVTTTVRDFVRMAFEEVGIELEFKGVGVDEKAFVVACNGDYKVEIGKEVLSVDPSYFRPTEVDLLLGDPSKAKEKLGWVPEYDLKALVKDMMKGDVKLMKRDVDLLKAGHKILKQVE, encoded by the coding sequence ATGAAAGTCGCACTAATCACGGGAATTACAGGACAAGATGGTTCCTATTTAGCGGAATTATTATTGGAAAAGGGATATATGGTACATGGTATCAAAAGGCGTGCTTCCCTTTTTAATACAGATCGTATAGATCATTTATATCAGGATCCACATGATCCAAATCAACGCCTAAAATTACATTATGGAGATTTAACTGACTCCATGAATTTAACTCGAATCATACAGGAAACCCAGCCCGATGAGATCTATAATTTGGGTGCGATGTCCCATGTAAAGGTTTCCTTTGATTCCCCTGAATATGTGGGTAATGTAGATGGATTAGGAACCCTACGTATTTTGGAAGCGGTACGTTTATTAGGTTTAGAGAAAAAAACCAGGATTTACCAGGCTTCTACTTCCGAACTATACGGAGGTTTACCGGAAAATAAAAATGCAAATGGTTTCTATGACGAAACCTGTCCTTTTTATCCCAGATCTCCTTATGGGGTGGCTAAAATCTATGGTTTCTGGATTACTAAGAATTATCGTGAAGCTTATAATATGTATGCCTGTAACGGAATCCTGTTTAATCATGAATCTCCAAGAAGAGGGGAAACTTTTGTAACCCGAAAAATTACCCGAGCCGTAGCAAAAATAGCACTAGGTTTACAGGATAAAATATATTTAGGAAATTTAGATGCGCAACGAGACTGGGGGCACGCCAAAGATTATGTGCGTATGATGTGGATGATCTTACAGGCAGATAAACCTGAAGATTGGGTGATTGCCACTGGGGTAACTACAACGGTTCGAGATTTTGTACGTATGGCTTTTGAGGAAGTAGGAATTGAGTTAGAATTTAAAGGCGTAGGAGTAGATGAGAAGGCTTTTGTGGTAGCTTGTAATGGAGATTATAAGGTTGAGATCGGTAAAGAAGTACTTTCTGTAGATCCTTCTTATTTCCGTCCGACAGAGGTTGATTTGTTATTAGGAGATCCTTCTAAAGCCAAAGAAAAGCTGGGTTGGGTTCCCGAGTATGATTTAAAGGCGTTGGTAAAAGATATGATGAAAGGCGATGTTAAATTGATGAAAAGAGATGTAGATCTTTTAAAAGCGGGGCATAAAATTTTAAAGCAAGTGGAGTAA
- a CDS encoding MATE family efflux transporter, which translates to MNKLTSGTSKATVLQWGKLLTITGGAQALVQGLGLLVGVLIIRLLPKEEYAFYTIANTMLGTMTVLADGGINNGAMAAGGEVWQDRYGLGKVLRTSIHMRKKFAVYSLIVTIPILIYLLNKQDAPWTSILLITLALIPSFWAALSDSLLQTVPKLHQAIPPLQKNQLLVSLMRLFFSGVFVFLFPFTFIAVLGNGIPRLIGNFRLHKIAAPFIDEAAPVDKKIEARIMRIVRRTLPGSIYYCISGQITVWILSFFGNTGSIASVGALSRLAMVLTLISTVVSTLVIPRFSRLKPVRSNLLKKYILIFLGLSVVLLIFIAVTYGCSDWILLILGDKYKGLNFELVLTIIGSAFSLLSGVAFGLYSNRGWVIHPVVMIMVNLISIILFVNVMDVTSLVGVLQFNIAINMISFLMNFIFGFFKILKLRDI; encoded by the coding sequence ATGAATAAATTAACTTCGGGTACTTCAAAGGCTACTGTTTTGCAGTGGGGAAAATTACTAACGATTACTGGAGGAGCTCAAGCTTTAGTGCAAGGGTTAGGTTTGCTGGTAGGAGTATTGATTATACGATTATTGCCCAAAGAAGAATATGCCTTTTATACCATTGCCAATACCATGTTGGGTACCATGACGGTACTAGCTGACGGAGGAATCAACAATGGAGCTATGGCAGCTGGAGGAGAAGTATGGCAAGATCGGTATGGATTAGGAAAAGTATTGCGGACTAGTATACACATGCGAAAAAAGTTTGCCGTCTATAGTTTGATAGTGACCATTCCGATACTGATCTATTTATTGAACAAGCAAGATGCTCCTTGGACTTCAATTTTACTGATTACCTTAGCGCTGATTCCTTCTTTTTGGGCGGCCTTATCTGATTCCCTGTTACAAACGGTACCGAAATTGCATCAGGCGATTCCACCTTTGCAAAAGAATCAATTATTGGTGTCATTAATGCGCCTTTTTTTTAGCGGTGTGTTTGTCTTTTTATTTCCATTTACTTTTATAGCTGTTTTGGGTAATGGAATTCCCCGTTTGATCGGTAATTTTCGTTTGCACAAAATAGCAGCACCGTTTATAGATGAAGCAGCACCGGTAGATAAGAAAATCGAAGCACGTATTATGCGTATTGTAAGACGTACATTACCAGGTTCTATCTATTATTGTATTTCTGGACAGATTACCGTTTGGATTCTTTCATTCTTTGGAAATACCGGTTCTATTGCAAGTGTTGGGGCTTTGTCGCGCTTAGCCATGGTATTAACGTTGATTAGTACAGTGGTAAGTACTTTGGTAATACCTCGGTTTTCACGATTAAAACCTGTACGGTCCAATTTGTTAAAAAAATATATATTGATCTTTCTAGGGCTTTCGGTTGTACTGCTGATCTTTATTGCGGTAACGTATGGCTGTTCAGATTGGATTCTTTTGATTTTAGGAGATAAATACAAAGGATTGAACTTTGAATTGGTGTTAACGATTATCGGAAGCGCTTTTTCACTTCTGTCGGGTGTAGCTTTTGGTTTGTACAGTAATCGTGGATGGGTGATTCATCCAGTTGTAATGATAATGGTGAATTTGATCAGTATTATTCTATTTGTCAATGTAATGGATGTAACA